A stretch of Pseudophryne corroboree isolate aPseCor3 chromosome 9, aPseCor3.hap2, whole genome shotgun sequence DNA encodes these proteins:
- the LOC134958854 gene encoding olfactory receptor 1G1-like has translation MKNLTMITEFYFTGISDDPQIIHLLFVLFLLIYLMTLIVNLLIIFLVLTNSQLHNPMFFFLGNLAFLDMSYSSVTYPRMLSDLVTNSRSISFSACTAQVFFFIYFACSEVFLLSVMSYDRYTAICHPLHYTKIMSMRACIHMASAVWILSFFYAMVHTLFSLRLTFCGPYTIHNFFCDLPHLFQISCTDPYINILVVFIVGGILGLGVFAVTFVPYIHILNTVLRIQTNSGRFKAFSTCTSHLTVVFIFYGSLIFIYFVPSTSNLFSINRVVSVTYALINPLLNALIYSVRNKDLKTALRKAFHHIHWNK, from the coding sequence atgaagaacctcacAATGATTACTGAATTTTATTTCACTGGTATATCTGATGATCCACAGATCATACATCTTCTCTTTGTGCTCTTCCTTCTCATCTACCTCATGACCCTTATCGTAAACCTTCTGATTATCTTCTTAGTCCTCACTAACTCCCAGCTGCATAATCCAATGTTTTTCTTTCTTGGAAACCTGGCTTTTCTGGACATGTCCTACTCGTCAGTCACTTATCCAAGAATGCTCTCCGACTTGGTCACTAACAGTCGGTCGATATCCTTTTCTGCCTGTACAGCTCAAGTCTTTTTTTTTATCTACTTTGCCTGCTCAGAAGTCTTCTTGTTGTCTGTCATGTCCTATGACAGATACACTGCCATCTGCCACCCTCTGCATTACACTAAAATAATGTCCATGAGAGCCTGCATCCACATGGCATCAGCGGTTTGGATTCTTAGCTTTTTCTACGCCATGGTCCATACATTGTTCTCACTCAGGTTGACCTTCTGTGGCCCATATACAATCCACAATTTCTTTTGCGACCTACCCCATCTGTTCCAGATCTCTTGTACTGACCCTTATATAAACATCCTAGTCGTATTTATCGTAGGTGGAATTCTCGGTCTAGGAGTCTTTGCTGTTACATTTGTCCCATACATTCATATCCTAAACACCGTTCTCAGAATCCAGACTAACAGTGGGAGGTTTAAAGCTTTCTCGACTTGCACATCGCACCTTACTGTGGTCTTCATCTTTTATGGCTCTCTTATATTTATCTACTTTGTTCCCTCCACTAGCAATCTATTTTCTATAAATAGAGTGGTTTCGGTGACATATGCCCTAATTAACCCCTTGCTTAATGCCCTGATCTACAGTGTAAGGAACAAAGACCTTAAGACAGCACTGAGGAAGGCATTTCATCATATACACTGGAACAAATGA